From the genome of Novosphingobium sp. P6W:
CGTCTCGGGCGAGCGCAAGGAGCCGCCCGACATCGACGTCGACTTCGAGCACGAGCGGCGCGAGGAGATCATCCAGTGGATCTACGAAACTTATGGCCGAACCCGGGCAGCGCTCACCGCAGTGGTGACGCGCTACCGGGCGCGCGGCGCGGTGCGGGAGGTCGGCAAGGCGCTGGGCTTGCCCGAGGACATGACGGCCGGTCTCGCCGGCCTGGTCTGGGGCTGGTCGGTCGACGGCGTCAGCGACGAACAGGCGCGCGAGCTCAACCTTGATACCACCGATCCGCGTCTCGCCTTGACGCTCGACTTGTCGCGCGAACTGATCGGTACCCCGCGCCACCTCTCGCAGCATCCGGGCGGTTTTGTGCTGACCTCCGACCGGCTCGACGAGCTGGTGCCGATCGAACCAGCGGCCATGGCTGACCGCCAGATCATCGAGTGGGACAAGGACGACATTGACGCGCTCAAGTTCATGAAGGTCGATATTCTGGGCCTCGGTATGCTGGGCTGCATGCGTCGTGCCTTCGCGCTGCTCGAAGAGCACCGCGGCATCGCAATGGGAATGGCCTCAGCGTCACTGCAGCACGATGACCCCAAGGTCTACGCGATGATCCAGAAGGCGGATACACTGGGCGTCTTCCAGATCGAAAGCCGGGCGCAGATGTCGATGCTGCCGCGCATCAAGCCCACCAAGTTCTATGATCTGGTGATCGAGGTCGCGATCGTCCGGCCAGGACCGATCCAGGGCGACATGGTCCATCCTTATCTGCGCCGGCGCGAGGGCAAAGAGACCGCCCAGTACCCCCGCCCCGAACTGCGCGCGGTCCTCGAGAAGACGTTGGGTGTGCCGCTGTTCCAGGAGCAGGCCATGAAGGTCGCGATTGTCGGCGCGGGTTTCACGGCAGCGGAAGCCGATCAACTGCGCCGCGCCATGGCGACATTCAAGTTCACCGGCGGCGTCAGCCACTTTTACGACAAGCTGGTCGAAGGCATGGTGGGACGCGGCTATCCGCGCGACTTTGCCGAACGCACCTTCAAACAGATCGAGGGTTTTGGCTCGTACGGGTTTCCGGAGAGCCATGCGGCCAGCTTCGCCAAGATCGCCTATGCCTCCAGCTGGATGAAATGCCATCATCCCGATGTCTTCTGCGCCGCTTTGCTCAACGCGCAGCCCATGGGCTTTTACGCCCCTGCCCAGATCGTGCGCGACGCGCGGGGCCACGGTGTCGAAGTCCTGCCCCCCTGCATCAACCGGAGCCGCTGGGACTGCACGCTGGAGGAGACACGAGGCCGCTATCTGGCCGTCCGCCTTGGGCTGCGTATGGCGCGGGGCCTTTCCAACCTTCATGGCGCGATGATCGTCTCGGCGCGCGGCAGCGATCCCTACGAAAGTCCCGAAGCGCTATGGCTCCGTGCCGGCGTCCCGGCCGCAGCCATCGAGAAGCTCGCGGATGCGGATGCCTTCCACAGCCTGGCCCAGGATCGCCGGCTGGCACTCTGGCGCGCGAAGGGGCTGGGTGAAGCGCCGTTGCCGCTGTTCGCAGCGGCGGATGCTCGGGAAGGCCACTGCAGTCCTGAGAGTGAGGAGCCGCTAGTAGCGCTGGAGCCGCTGAGTAAAGGGCGTGAGGTCGTGGAAGACTATCGCACGATCCAGCTGTCGCTACGCGCGCATCCCCTGCACTTCCTCCGCGAGGATCTGAACCGCCGCGGCATCAAGACTGCGGCGCAGCTCGATCAGGTCAAGGATGGCGGGCATGTCGAGGTCGCAGGGATCATTCTGGTACGCCAGAAGCCGGGCTCAGCCAAAGGGGTGCTGTTCATCACCATCGAGGATGAAACCGGGGTCGCGAATGGCATTCTGTGGCCCGACCGTTTTGAAGCGCAGCGGCGCACAGTACTGTCGGCGGCAATGGTCGGGCTCAAGGGCCGGTTGCAGCGCGAAGGCATCGTCACCCACATCATCATCGACAAGGTGATCGACTATACACCCCTGCTCCGCGGGATCGGCGACAAGGAATTTCCGTTTCGGGCGGGGCCTGGCGACGGTGCGACGCACGGAGGTGGGCCTGACGCGCGCGATCGTACGCAGGAACGCGGCGTGATCGGGGCTTCCGAGATGAGGATCCGGTCCCGGGATTTTCATTGAGGGCTGATCTCCCACAAAGAACCAGCTGTGGCACTTTACCCGCTGGTAAAGTGCCACAGCTGGTTATTCGCACTTGAGCGTCGTTTGGGGATTCACACCGGAGTCCGGGTGTGCTTGATTCCTGATATGTTCCAGCCTGATCTTTTTACGGCCGCCGTAGAGCCGATGCCCGCAGCCCGAGTGTC
Proteins encoded in this window:
- a CDS encoding error-prone DNA polymerase, whose translation is MNSAPTSSVYVELQVTTHFSFLRGVSSAEELLAQAAYLGIPALGIVDRNSVAGVVRAWEAAKTTGVRLIPGCRLDLACGTSLLVYPTDRAAWSRLTRLLTLGKARAGKGKCELRWEDVADWSEGLIAILVPDLPDDANAAALARLSAIFGTCGYMGLALRRRPNDAMRIFELDAQAREAGVRSVVLGDVLYHSNDRKMLQDVVTAIRHRTTIDALGFRRERYADRQMKSGTEMERRFARYPDALAATADIAAACGFDLGQLEYQYPQEASPGETPQALLERLTREAAGRMFPDGVPDAYAKQLRHELRLIEGLSYAPYFLTVNSIVAEARRRKILCQGRGSAANSCVCFVLGITSIDPIKHELLFERFVSGERKEPPDIDVDFEHERREEIIQWIYETYGRTRAALTAVVTRYRARGAVREVGKALGLPEDMTAGLAGLVWGWSVDGVSDEQARELNLDTTDPRLALTLDLSRELIGTPRHLSQHPGGFVLTSDRLDELVPIEPAAMADRQIIEWDKDDIDALKFMKVDILGLGMLGCMRRAFALLEEHRGIAMGMASASLQHDDPKVYAMIQKADTLGVFQIESRAQMSMLPRIKPTKFYDLVIEVAIVRPGPIQGDMVHPYLRRREGKETAQYPRPELRAVLEKTLGVPLFQEQAMKVAIVGAGFTAAEADQLRRAMATFKFTGGVSHFYDKLVEGMVGRGYPRDFAERTFKQIEGFGSYGFPESHAASFAKIAYASSWMKCHHPDVFCAALLNAQPMGFYAPAQIVRDARGHGVEVLPPCINRSRWDCTLEETRGRYLAVRLGLRMARGLSNLHGAMIVSARGSDPYESPEALWLRAGVPAAAIEKLADADAFHSLAQDRRLALWRAKGLGEAPLPLFAAADAREGHCSPESEEPLVALEPLSKGREVVEDYRTIQLSLRAHPLHFLREDLNRRGIKTAAQLDQVKDGGHVEVAGIILVRQKPGSAKGVLFITIEDETGVANGILWPDRFEAQRRTVLSAAMVGLKGRLQREGIVTHIIIDKVIDYTPLLRGIGDKEFPFRAGPGDGATHGGGPDARDRTQERGVIGASEMRIRSRDFH